In the Candidatus Protochlamydia phocaeensis genome, one interval contains:
- a CDS encoding IS3 family transposase has product MHRSSFYYKSVARDQAVLTLKIKEIASIRVRYGYRRIHTLLQREGWKINHKRVYRLYKNEE; this is encoded by the coding sequence ATTCATCGGTCTTCCTTTTACTATAAATCAGTTGCGCGAGACCAGGCTGTTTTGACGCTAAAAATTAAAGAAATTGCTTCAATACGAGTGAGATATGGCTACAGGCGTATTCATACGCTATTGCAAAGAGAGGGATGGAAGATCAATCATAAGCGGGTTTATAGATTATACAAAAATGAGGAATAA